A single Triticum dicoccoides isolate Atlit2015 ecotype Zavitan chromosome 2A, WEW_v2.0, whole genome shotgun sequence DNA region contains:
- the LOC119359590 gene encoding snakin-2-like: MALGKLAVAALVASLLLLSTIKAADSPAPAAAPLGPPPHNIVDPSKDCGWACNLRCSANSRPKLCSRACLKCCSVCRYVPAGMAGNKETCGKCYTDWTMHGNKTKCP; this comes from the exons ATGGCGCTCGGCAAGCTTGCGGTGGCCGCGCTGGTGGCGTCTCTCCTCCTGCTCAGCACCATCAAG GCTGCCGACTCTCCTGCTCCGGCTGCTGCTCCGCTCGGGCCTCCTCCCCACAACATCGTAGACCCCTCTAAAG ACTGCGGGTGGGCGTGCAACCTGCGGTGCAGCGCCAACTCGCGGCCGAAGCTGTGCAGCCGGGCGTGCCTCAAGTGCTGCAGTGTGTGCCGCTACGTGCCGGCGGGCATGGCCGGCAACAAGGAGACCTGCGGCAAGTGCTACACCGACTGGACCATGCACGGCAACAAGACCAAGTGCCCATGA